TCGCCCCGCACGGGGCGGTCGAAGATGCCGCGCCTGTGGAGGCGCGGCCCAGGTCGGCGTGGGCGTAAGGGGAGCGCCGACGTCGTGCTGGATCACGGGAGCGGGCCCGCAGGAGCCCTGCGGGCCCGCTCCCGTGTGCGCCCTCGAGTCGGGGGCCTCGAGGGCGAGGGGCGAGCAGGTGCCCGCCCGGAGCAAGGCTCAGAACCGCGCTGCGTGCTTCCGCAGCTCGGGGCGCTGTGCCAGCTTGCTGGGGATCCAGGTCATCTCGGCCGTCGCGACCGGTGCGTGCTGGTGGAGGTAGGCGTCCATCCAGAGCATCTCCTTGGCCATCCAGCGGGTGGCGACGTCGCTCAGCGGCGATGCGACGGGGTTCCCGGCGGGGTCGGTCAGCAGGAGGGTCGTGGGGCGGCAGTCCGCGACGACGCGCCACTCGAGCTCCGGGCGGCGCGCACGCATGAGGTCGCCGACGACGACGCCGATCGCGTTGATCGACGTGTTCGGGTTCCAGCGGTCGGTCTCGGGCGTGCCGTGCCAGCGGCTGCAGTAGTCGATGTAGAGCGCCTGCACGGCAGCAGCGTTGTCGAGCCGCATCGTGGGCTCACGGAGGAACTCGCGGAGCTCCTCCATCCAGACGAGCTGCGCAGGGTCGGGTCGCTCGGTCCGCAGCGCGGTGCGCGGAGGCACGGCAGGCTCAACGGCACGAACGCCGCCAGAGGCGTCGGTCGACCAGGCGAACATCTTCATGCCCTACGTATCGGCACGCTCGTCCCGGAAGATGAGGCGCTGCCCGCGGAAAGAGGGGTGATCGAGCGGGTGAGGTCCGAGGTGAGGCTCGTTCGCCGTGCCGGTCGCGTCGACCGTCGCTACATTCGAAGGACAGCCACCGTCTCAGGCACTGGAGGACGCGATGCCCACGCGCAAGGCACGGACCGCATGGAACGGCACGCTCGAGCAGGGCTCGGGCCAGGTCGAGCTCACGAGCTCCGGGATCGGCACGTACGAGGTGTCCTTCCCCAGCCGCTCGGCTGACGAGGCCGGCGGCCGCACGAGCCCGGAGGAGCTCATCGCCGCAGCGCACTCGTCCTGCTACGCGATGCAGCTCAGCGCCCTGCTCGGGGAGGCGGGTTTCCCGCCCCAGGCCCTGCACGTCTCCGCCGAGGTCGGCCTCGGCCCGGACCCGGCGGGCGGATTCCAGATCCCCGACATCACCCTCACGGTGAGCGGCGAGGTCGAGGGCATCGACGAGGCGAAGTTCGTCGAGGTCGCCCAGGCCGCGAAGGACACGTGCCCGGTGAGCAAGGCGCTCGCGGGCACGTCGATCTCGCTCGAGGCATCGCTCGCCTGACAGACCCGCGGCGGGCTTCCCCTTCGTCGCCCGACGCACACGGACGGCCGCGACCGGCCTCGGTCGCGGTCGTCCGTGCGTCCCCGTGAGACGGCAGGGTCCAAGGTCTGAACCGCGGTCGGCGCGACGTGGGAAACTGGTCGGGTGGCCAGCACCCTCGAGACCCCACCAGCCCCTCAGCCCCTCGCCGACGTGGACACGTCCGCGCTCGTCGCGTCGCTGAGCGCCGCGGTCGAGGGCCAGGTCGACGGCTCGACGCTCCGGCGGGCCCAGTACTCGACCGACGCCTCCAACTACCGCGTCCCGCCCCAGGTCGTCGTCTTCCCGCGCAGCACCGACGACGTGCTCGCCGCGCTCGAGGTCGCCCGCGAGGCTGGGGTGCCCATCACGTCGCGGGGCGCCGGGACGTCGGTCGCAGGGAACGCCGTCGGCCCCGGCGTCGTCCTCGACTTCTCGAAGCACCTCAGCACGATCCACGAGATCGACCCCGAGGCGCGCACCGCGCGCATCGAGCCGGGCGTCGTCATGTCGAGCCTGCAGGCCGCGGCCGCGCCGCACGGCCTGCGCTTCGGTCCTGACCCCTCGACGCAGAACCGCGCGACCCTCGGCGGCATGATCGGCAACAACGCGTGCGGCCCGCACGCCGTCGCGTACGGCCGCACGGCCGACAACACCCTCGAGCTCGACGTCGTCGACGGGCGGGGACGCCGCTTCACGGCGGGCGCAGGCAAGGGCGCGCTCGACGTCGTGCCCGGGCTCGGCGACCTCGTCACCGCGAACATGGCGCTCATCCGCACCGAGCTCGGCCGCTTCGGCCGCCAGGTGTCGGGATACAGCCTCGAGCACCTGCTCCCCGAGAACGGCAGCGACCTCGCGAAGGCCCTCGTCGGCACCGAGGGCACGGTCGCGACGATCCTCGGCGCGACCGTCCGCCTCCACCCCGTCGCCGCGGCCCCCGTCCTCGTGTGCCTCGGCTACCCCGACATGCCGACCGCGGCCGACGACGTCCCGCGCCTCCTCGCCCTCGACCCCCTCGCGATCGAGGGCCTCGACGCACGCCTCGTCGAGGTCGTGCGCCGCCACAAGGGCGACGGCGCTGTCCCGCCGCTGCCGCCCGGCGGCGGCTGGCTCATGGTCGAGGTCACCGGCGCCGACGTCGAGGAGGCCCTCGGCAAGGCCTACGCGATCGCGGAGGCCGCGTCGACCGACGCGAAGACGGTCCTGCCGCCGGGTCCCGACGCGCGCGCCATGTGGCAGATCCGCGCCGACGGCGCGGGCCTCGGCGGCCGCACGCCGTCGGGCAACCAGGCGTGGCCCGGCTGGGAGGACGCCGCGGTGCCGCCGGAGCGGCTCGGCACGTACCTGCGCGAGTTCGAGGCCCTCATGGACTCGTACGACGTCGAGGGCCTGATGTTCGGCCACTTCGGCGACGGCTGCATGCACGTGCGCCTCGACGTGCCGCTCGAGCATGACGCCTCGGTGTTCCGCCGCTTCATCACGGACGCCGCGACGCTCGTCGCGTCGCACGGCGGCTCGCTCTCCGGCGAGCACGGCGACGGCCGCGCCCGCGGCGAGCTGCTGCCGCTCGTGTACAGCCCCGACGCCATCCGGCTCTTCGAGGAGTTCAAGGCCCTCTTCGACCCGGCCGACCTCCTCAACCCCGGGATCATCGTGCGGCCAGCCGCGATCGACGCCGACCTGCGTCGCCCCGCCGCCGCGCCCGTGCGCGTCGACCGCCCTGGGAAGAAGGGCACCGGCTTCGCCTTCGCCCACGACGACGGCGACTTCACCAAGGCCGTCCACCGCTGCACCGGCGTCGGCAAGTGCCGCGCGGACAGCTCCGCGTCGGGCGGGTTCATGTGCCCGTCGTACCAGGCGACCAAGGACGAGACCGACGTGACCCGCGGCCGCGCCCGCGTCCTGCAGGAGATGGTCAACGGTCGCCTCGTGCGCGGCGGCTGGCGCTCGCCCGAGGTGCACGCCGCGCTCGACCTGTGCCTGTCGTGCAAGGCGTGCTCGCGCGACTGCCCGGCCGGCGTCGACATGGCGGCGTTCAAGTCCGAGACGCTCTACCGCTCCTACCGCGGGCGCGTGCGGCCGGTCGACCACTACGCGCTCGGCTGGCTGCCCCGGTGGACCCGCCTCGTCACGGCGGTCCCCGGCCTCGCGTCGCTCGCGAACGCCGTGCTCGGCGTCCGCCCGATCGCCAAGGCTGTCATGACTCTCGGCGGCATGGACCCGCGCCGGACGATGGTCAGCTTCGCGACCGAGCCGTTCCGCAGGACGTGGCGCCGCCGTCGCGCAGAGCTGGGCGTGACGCCGTCGAGCGAGGCGAAGGCCACGACCGGTGCCCTCGGCGTCGCGGGCGACCAGCCGCAGACGCCGGGCG
This genomic window from Flavimobilis soli contains:
- a CDS encoding DUF3806 domain-containing protein, producing the protein MPPRTALRTERPDPAQLVWMEELREFLREPTMRLDNAAAVQALYIDYCSRWHGTPETDRWNPNTSINAIGVVVGDLMRARRPELEWRVVADCRPTTLLLTDPAGNPVASPLSDVATRWMAKEMLWMDAYLHQHAPVATAEMTWIPSKLAQRPELRKHAARF
- a CDS encoding OsmC family peroxiredoxin, with protein sequence MPTRKARTAWNGTLEQGSGQVELTSSGIGTYEVSFPSRSADEAGGRTSPEELIAAAHSSCYAMQLSALLGEAGFPPQALHVSAEVGLGPDPAGGFQIPDITLTVSGEVEGIDEAKFVEVAQAAKDTCPVSKALAGTSISLEASLA
- a CDS encoding FAD-binding and (Fe-S)-binding domain-containing protein; the encoded protein is MDTSALVASLSAAVEGQVDGSTLRRAQYSTDASNYRVPPQVVVFPRSTDDVLAALEVAREAGVPITSRGAGTSVAGNAVGPGVVLDFSKHLSTIHEIDPEARTARIEPGVVMSSLQAAAAPHGLRFGPDPSTQNRATLGGMIGNNACGPHAVAYGRTADNTLELDVVDGRGRRFTAGAGKGALDVVPGLGDLVTANMALIRTELGRFGRQVSGYSLEHLLPENGSDLAKALVGTEGTVATILGATVRLHPVAAAPVLVCLGYPDMPTAADDVPRLLALDPLAIEGLDARLVEVVRRHKGDGAVPPLPPGGGWLMVEVTGADVEEALGKAYAIAEAASTDAKTVLPPGPDARAMWQIRADGAGLGGRTPSGNQAWPGWEDAAVPPERLGTYLREFEALMDSYDVEGLMFGHFGDGCMHVRLDVPLEHDASVFRRFITDAATLVASHGGSLSGEHGDGRARGELLPLVYSPDAIRLFEEFKALFDPADLLNPGIIVRPAAIDADLRRPAAAPVRVDRPGKKGTGFAFAHDDGDFTKAVHRCTGVGKCRADSSASGGFMCPSYQATKDETDVTRGRARVLQEMVNGRLVRGGWRSPEVHAALDLCLSCKACSRDCPAGVDMAAFKSETLYRSYRGRVRPVDHYALGWLPRWTRLVTAVPGLASLANAVLGVRPIAKAVMTLGGMDPRRTMVSFATEPFRRTWRRRRAELGVTPSSEAKATTGALGVAGDQPQTPGVRSRTQVVLWTDSFSDTLAPSVPEAAVKVLVAAGYDVIVPEDEACCGLTWISTGQLDGARKRLENLLGILGPFAVNGVPIVGLEPSCTGVLRSDLLELLPDDPRAHAVARATHTLAELLTAPAPLGPDPDVWQVPDLSDVTAVVQPHCHHHSVMGFAADEALMRDAGATITTLAGCCGLAGNFGMQKGHYDVSVQVAENALLPALRGMADGDMYVADGYSCRTQALGLADVRGKALAELLAEHL